ATTGCAACTCAGAAGCCTACAACAGGTCTGGACAGCtgtaatcataatgaatggtaccTTTTTTTTACTGCTGACTGTAAAATCTCAGCCAATATATCAGGCTTCAATTCTACAGCACAATTGCAAATTATGTGAAAAATCCTTCAGAATGCCaagttattttgaaataaaatgtccCACAAAACATAAAAAGGCAAAGTGGGAATTTGCAGTTGCAGAGGTCATATAAACCTTTGGCTATAAACTTTAGTAGAGCAACACTTTGCAACAATGTTGCATAATAACTAGATTTTCATCCCTTGCATCATAGAAGCTTACATTCCTCTTTCCTAATGTGTTAAGatggaggagcagaagtagaccatttggttcATTGAATGATGCAGtagattcaatgagatcacaggtcatctgataatcctcaactccactttcctgactcaTCCCTGTATTCCCTGACAGATTGGAAATCTGTCTATTGCAAAtgtgaatatacttaataactgAGCTGACACCGCCCTGTGCGGCaaataattccacaaattcactactcTTAGAGAAAAATTGCTCAtgtgtcttaaatgggcaaaCTGTCACTCTGAAATTAAGCCTGTGGTCCTAGAATCACCCACAAGGGAAACCAACCTTTCAGTATCAACACAGTCAAGCCCcttagaatcttacatgttgaagtaagatctcttctcattcttctaaataccaATGTGCACAAGACCCaacctaatcaacctctcctcaaaagaaaatccctccacacccggatcagcctagtgaaccttctctagactgcctccaatgccaggtatctttccttagatgaggAAGTTCATGTAGGAGAAGAGCTGCAAATTCGAATTATTCATGCTGTCAGCAAATCCAAAATTATTGCCTGCAGTTTTTTATGGTCAGGAAACAAAATCTCAGGATACAATTTATTTTTCGCACAGACAAATTTTGTGGCAGAATACAAACTAAAGTTTTGAAAAAATACTCTAACCAAAAAGCAGGAAAAGGCCCATGAGCCCATCAAAATCACTCCCCTTACAGTTCATACACAATGCACCCTACTCCAGATCTCCGAATCACCTCACACATATCCCAACGGCAATTTCCGCCCACACAATCTTCATTTCTGACCCTCTTAGGACCAACTGAACAATTTTCTTAAATATTACTCATATAAAACCAGTCTGTGAAAGAATCCTGTCATTcttctctcaacctatcttcGCCCTTTAGATAAAAGTATCCAAAGTGCAATTACGGGTACAACCTAAGCAAGATTGACAATTTCGTCAAGGAACTTCATTAAAGTCAAAAGAGAGATCATGTATTTAATTAACATTGTCAAAAATTGGCTCAAATTCTACCAAGAGAATAAACACCAGTAATGGGACTATTCATTTTTTTGCCAATGAAGGTAACAGCAGTCACAGACATTGAAGACTTTTGCTGAACAGATAGTTAGATTACAAACACAGGCGTGTCAAAGATAAATGACTTTATGTTCTATTATTACAGTATGGCAAAATAGACTGCATAAGAACAACAAAGTAAATTTGGTCTGCTCTTGCAAATTCCAAACAGTTCCAATTCTAAACAGCATTAACATATGTAAACATCGACATGGATTACCACAGTGTATCAAACAGAAAAGGAATTTAAAGCTTGGCTGCTAAGATTTACTATTAGCATGATGCTGATATTCATAGTAGAAATGGAATTCTGCCCAGTCAGTACAAGGTTCTGGAAAGCATCTCTTTCAGCTACCCAAATATGAACTGCCAGAAGCACAAGTTTAAAAACTAGattcagttcagaaaaatgaaCCTCTGACCTTTGCCTTTTGAAGAAAATTTCATAACATTCTATCCCTTGACCAGTGAATCCTGAGAAGTTCAAAAGCTTCTGAAATTAGAAGGCTGCGACTCTGCTATCCAACGTACAATTACTACCAGCATTAGTTTCTGATCATTTTTAAACCTCCATTAGAAGAAAGTCCACTTGGACTGTTAAATAGATGATAATACTGAAAAGCATTTCAACATTAAAGCTATACTGTCATTGGTTTTTAGTTTTTgtagaaacaaaaaccaaaaaaatgtGAAGCGAAACAAAAGCTTTTCAACTGGAAAATTGCACTCTCATACCATGATGTGAGATGTAAATTCTTTCcagagaaagaataaaaaaagatATCCTACCTCATGCTCAAAGCACATTTTTTTCATGATATGCATTATCTCCCTATTCTCCAATGCATTAAGCTTAAAAactttgtctgcaaacttgcacAATAGCCTCATGCCACCTTATTTCTGCAGCTTCTTTAAGCTGTCTGTTCCTTTCCATGCCTTTTAACCTGTAGATTCTACCCTAGCATGCTTCTGCTATCTCTTTCTTACACTCTTGGTGGAACATTCTTCAGCTGCCTTGACCCTACCTTCAGCCACTCTCTGTAAATCTTATAATGCTGAGTGACTTCCAACTTTTTCTTCATGGTTTGATATCCATTTTCACAACTTCTTCCCCCATAACAGCGTAGCACTTTGGGTCATTGCAACATTAAACAAACCATGTCAACAAATGTGGTTATCTGTAGCAGTTATAAAATGGTGAGAAGTCATGTGAATTTTGGTTAAATTGTTGCTGTAATGGTTCAGGttatatatatgtgtatatgtTGAAGGAAGAAATGTTTGAGTCTGTTGTTTTGATACAATTCATTTTGGTGACCACAAGGAGCTACCATACAAGATATTGGCACAGTTGTGGTATGATCACTGCACAGTTTTATTAGTCAGAAATTAACAACTACCAACATGCATAAACAGTTGGATAGCGTAGATATTGGTGACTGTCATTTTAAACACTAACACATCTACTTTGATTTTATTCTTTTTACTTAACCACAGTTTATGACAAATACATATGCAGTTTAGAGGGGTGTTCATTATACATTGTAGACTGTGCCATTTTAAATTGCATTGTAACCTTTGCCCCAGTTGTACTCTCAGGATTTCTGATTTTATCAATTTGTACCGCACCCATGTTCTTAGGGTGAGCCCCAACAGTATCAGTTAACGAGCAGAGTCCACTTTCAGCACATTTGCATTTAGAAAATCAGTCACATTGATATACATTATATCACAGTGAATTATATTAGTATAAGGACCATGAATTTGAAGAATGGGATTTCCACTCATTAAGAATACACAAAAGCAAATTCCACTTCATGTTTGGCCCATTTTGAGCACTGGCAACATATATTTATTGATTTGTTGCTTTCTTCATAAACTCTATGCTTTAGCACACTTGCCTCACTGTGCTACTTAGAAATCAGTGTGCATATTATTTGAATATTAGAACCTTCCTGATAATTGAGTTACAATAAGTATCAGCAAACACCACTCATGCCTTCACTTAATAAAAGGAGCTTTTAGGAATATGAAATCCTAACAGAAAGTACTAGATCACGCATTACCTCTGTTTTTATTCTCTTGGGAGACGAATCATCTTGTTCTGCACATCTAGACCTGCAGTTAAATACATAAGcagcttttaaaaatataacaATGCGAGTCTGAATTGTCAGGTAAAGGAAAAAGTCCAATGAAAATTTCTCGAGTTAGAAATGAAGCCCTCACCTGGAGGTTTTATAGCTGTACTTGTAGGTTACCTCACGGGAAACTTGTCGAGCTAATGTAAATAGTTCATCTCTCCGAGTAAGCAATGCATTATCCTTTGTACAGAGTTGAGCAGCTGCTTCATTAACAGTTAACTGTAAACAAAGGCCAAATTATGAGTTGCAAAGCTATTTTAATGGATCAGCTGGTTGAAAAGCAAGTAGCAGACTCATACTGTGCAGAAAGATTAAATTCCCAGCCTATAATGAGTCAGTGGGTCTCAGCTGGGGCTGTGGCAAATGGCTACTACAACAATAATAACTGATTGACTATTAAGTATATTGAAATATTTCAGAGAAAAATGAACTATTATACAAATACAAGCTTTTTTTTATTAGCCATTAGTAATGGGACAGGGAAAAAAACACCACTGCAACCGTTTTCTATTGTTGTTCATTACCCCTTTGACAGGAGAACATGTTGGGCTAAAGCGTAATGAGCCTTTTGTACAAATAGTCAGCAAAACTCAATCTAGATACATTCACTGGATTAAATAACAGGGCAGATGGCATGGCCAAGTAAGATTTCAATTACATTCAAGGTAAGGAATGAAGGGTGGCAAGAAAAATACTTCAAGAAACAAAATTTTAATACAAAGCCTTCAAAACAGAGTTCAAGAAGAAAAACCATGTGTTTGTtcaaataaatgaattaaaataaaagcaaacaacATAACACTAAAATCACAGCTACAAATGCCCATAACATAACAGCTAAATATTGCACTTCCTAGAAAGCCCTAATAGATCTGACAGCAtcatgaagacagaaacaaaattaacatttcagatgaaAGGTTGCCAGCCAGAAGTGTTAGCACTGCTTCTTTCTCCACCGAAGCCTCTCGACCTGCTGACTACTTTCACCACTTTCTGTTTTAACCCAACTCCAATTATGTTTCTAAGGCAAGATGGCACTGTAGTTAACATGACGGTGTTTTTTTCTATAAGCTAATATGTATTAATGGTTTAGATAAATGTTTCGGAGCTCAATGCTTCTTCATGTGAAGATGTTAGATGTTTTGGCATAATTGATTTGCCCCTCCCATTAGGCCAGAAGatatgggttcaagtccaacttgTCCTCTGGGGTGTGGTACAACATATCTGAATACAACGATTAAAAATACTTCTCTTTCACACATGTAAGTGCAGCAAGTAGGCTCCCAAGGTTCAGGTTTTTCTATGTTATTGGGTAACAAACATGTTGCGTGCCTGCATTTGGTTTGATTTTGTTTATACACTCTAAACAGCTCCTCAGTTAAAATGTTGGCTTTATTAGTGACAGGAGAGGTGCAAGAACTATGAATTCTTCAAAGTGTAATGTATTTGAAATAGattgaatattttattttaaaaattgtaagttTTACACAAGTCTAATAAAAAATATATGACTGTTATTTATTATAACAGATTATAACTATTTCATCTAACaactttaaaaagacatttgccaGATTTTGTAGCTAAAATAATAATGAGTTTAAATGATACTCACTGTTGAAATAAAGGAGTGAATGGTCTTGCTATTTGTGGCAAGAAAAGGATAATGTGATTTTCAAATCATTACAATTATTGGTCAATTTAAATCCCTCCCTCACTAACTTTGCAAAACCAGCAGCTTGCCCCCAACATCTCAGAGTTTCATGAAATTGCTGCATTAGTGTTTTAATTGACAATTAATTCCACACAgaaggttagcactgctgcctaagaCAGCAATCAACTCTTAGTTCTCAAAAACAAATGTAGTAAACTATAAAGTTTCATTCCTACAggtttttgtttttcttatttcTAACTTCTTTCTTCACTTAATCCTCATTTTCCTGTCTGTACTAAGTTTCACCGTAATTTATCCTATTTCTTTCTTTGTTGTTTAACCCATTAATTAAGGTAGCAGACTATTAGTCCTTAAtgtgcacacgcacgcacgcacgcacacacacacacaggaaaacagaaattgctggaaaagctcagctggtctggcagcatctgtgaacagaaattggagttaacattttggatttggtaacccttcctcagaacttccaagTGTAATGTATTTGAAATAGATTGAATACCTCATTAAGATGACAATACAAATTGTAAAAATTACACAAGTTCACTACATACATGCAACAGCTATTTGTTATAACTGATTAGAGTTTTGAGGAAAAgtcacccaaaacatcaactctgatttctcctcacagatgctgccagacctgctgaacttttccaacaacttctgtttttgtttctgatttacagcatcggcagttcttttggtttttagagacTACAGGTCCTGTTCTTCAATGTTCAGATCCCTGTTGCAGTTTTTTAACAATTAGCATCCAGCAATTTATAGGGTACAATTTTTGAGCTGAAGGATGGATGAACGAGGAGAAATATACTCCCTCCAGCAAAATCTGGGCCAATTATGAAAAATGACTTGCTTAGAAACTGTTTGAAAGGTGACCGGGCTTTATCTAGATGACAAAAGTTCTCGAACAGTttagaaatgttttcttttagaTTCAAACTATTAATTTGCAGAAGTGGAAGACATTTATTGATCTAATATAATTTCTACAGGTCTTAAAATGTGATTGGCTAATACAGTTAAACAAATTAGATACTGGGAAACAATGAAACCTTGACCAAATGAATACTTACGTTTACAAAGTAGTGACATCCAAAACATTAGGCAAATTAGTGGGGCTTTGTCAAAACTGTGACTTCCTGACATGTCATGAATCCATAGGGTGTACTAAAGCTTTTAAGAGCACAAGTTAACAGAGAAGTCTAAAaataagcaaaaacaaagttgctggaaaagctcagcaggtctggcatcacccgttaatgttttgggtccagtgatctctcctcagaactgagctctgagaaagggtcaccggacccgaaatgttaactcttatctCCTTCGCAGATGtatccagacctgctgagcttttccagcaactttgtttttgttcctgattcacagcatccgcagttcttttggtttttagtctAAAAATAAACTTGGTTAATTGCCTATTGCTAATTTCTCAGCCCAACTTTTATTGGAAAGTAAGCAGAGAACATTAATGACTAAACGACTTGCTTTGCACATTCTTGTAACAGATCAGAGTACCCAAGGCAGACAACACTCCCACCCACTATGAACATATGCATGAAGATCTGTCATTTCTAAACTAGGGCGGGGAGCTGAAATTCTGCCCACTTCTGAATACAGAAGTACAGCCTTGTCTGATTATTGTGGCGATACACCAACATTAAAGAAATCTTGAGCTCTACCTGTTTTACTAAAGGATTGCAGAATGCAAGATGCAGTAAAGAGAACAATATAAAAGAATGAAGCATGAGATAGAGAAGATTCTGTACCTCATGGAGGGTCAGATGCTTTCCATCCTTCCTTTTGGAATCAAACCGACCATATATCGCGCTATATTTCCGGATTTCTTCTTCTTTGTGCAGGTCACCGTCAGCCATGTCAAAGATGTGACTAATCATTTTTGCTAACTTCTTattggtttttaaaaattctttaatttcatttctgtctGTTTTTGGGATGCCTTGAATCAAACGATCAACGGattctgtaattgcaatgattGCAGCAGTATCAAGAGTTTCACCGTTTTCTTTTGGTGAAGATGGTGATGCAGGATCAGCAGGAGAAAGACTCTGTTCACTCTCAGTAGTGGAATGTCCTTGCCAGAATCGTGGTTCACTGCATACTTGGAGCGGTGAATTCACTGCTATGCCAGACTTGTTAGGCCCTATTCCCTGACCACACATCACAGACAAACATTTTGGAAACTTTACAGGAGCTTCCCGAAGGTTACTGTTTCTTTCATGACTGTTAACATTTGACCCAAGAAAAGCAGTTGAGCCCTCAGGTATTTTGTACAGTGGGATGCTGCTGACTGGAAGAGTGTTCAGAGGTTGATTGAAGATAGAAGGATTTGTCACCCAGTCTCTCAAAGCTTTTTGCAACCTCCGAACATGAAGAGGTTTGCTAGCCATGCCCACCAGGGCCATGATTTCCAGGAATTCTTCCTCCCCTGCCTCACAGAGCTGCCGCACATCATCTCCCCCTTGCTGAATGAACGCATCATAATAAGACAACAGATTTGCTCGCTGTAGAATACGATAAAGTTGcaattcaccaagggtccttGGTAAAGAAGCTGCCatgtcaaaatgcaacacctatattttaaaagaaataataaattaaatGAGGTTGAAAACCTTTACGGAAAACATCAGACTTCAGTTGTTTACACAGTGAATTATGAATACATTCATACCACACTCCACCTCTGCTATCTGTAGGTGGTATGATACAGGCTCCTCTTGTTTGCAGAATAGACATTCTCCAACATTTACAGCCTGATAACGTGCCACAGTATTATACTATGTTCTGATATGAATGCATCATGAGATTATCAAGTGCTAACTAAAATACACGTTATTAAAATTTACTATTACTCTTTATTTAAAGCTAATCCACATTATATTGAGACACAAATGTTGTTATTTTTTCAATATAAAGACATAACAAAATTATTTCTATTATActggaatgaaaaataaaattaaagaaatgATAAGATTCCATTAAAGTGCAAACAATGAGTAGTCCCTGAAGAAAATAACTCTTATATTTTGTATTATTCTCATTACAACAATATTGGTGTTGACAATATTGAGAGCTTGTAGTTAGCAATACTCCAGCCAAAGTTCTGAACTGGCTACAGCTTCTCTAAAGTGGGATGTAAAACAAACCAAACTTAATAGGTGCACACATTAAGGGAATTCAAGCAGTAGTAAAacgtgcattttttaaaaaaaaaatccatgaacCTTCTTACAAAGCAAGTTATTGAAGCATTaatattttttcatttattttcttttgtcacAAAAAAGTTGCATTGAACAGTCAACTCCCTCAAACACATTATAAGGGAGGATAAATTGACCATCAGCTCCACAAGTCTGTTCTGATTATCACCAGGCAACAGTGGAAATGGGTAGCAAAACTTGTATGTTAACTTATCCATAAAACTGTGGGAAGAGATACAATTACACTTTTACTTAAAGAACTATACAGAATATTGTATCTATTTATAAAATTTCTGAGAAACAACAAGACATAGATCAACAAGTCATCTCAGACTTCTTCCAGTAGGATTACAAACTCTATCAGTCTGCACTGATCTCATCAGGTTAAAACTGATCAGTCTAATGCAGTGGACATGTTCACCTAAGTAACAACATTAAGCAACTTCAGGGGTATGCATAAACATTCAATACAatgtgccagacaactggagctCACATGAATAATGTTGTATCCAATAAACCATTGTAGCTGAAGTGATAAATTGGAGCATTTTGAGAATATATCCATATTCTAGTTGAGGTTCAGACTAAAAAAAACCAAAATAGTTTCAAAAGGGGTTAGTACCcctaaaaacaaaactgaactgTATAGTAGGAAAAGTTGGAAGATAAAGTATAAACTTCTCATTCCAAGTTTGACATAAAATACAGTTAATAATAGCAGTCCATTGCATAATTCTGACACTAAACTGGTAAAGTTTTTTTGTCAATAATTATTGCAGAATATGTCAGCATACAATAGGCATGGTGGCCAGAAGCACCGACTTCGAATCCCAATCCATGGCCTTGATGGCCAAGGAAGCACATTTATAACAGCCAAACTGGTTAATTATCAACCTCCAAATCTTTCCATTACACACCAGTGGCGGGTGGTAAGAATGAGAAATATTCCGGGTCAACCATGTGATAGAATATCACTACCATCAGCTCAAAACCATAACACGCACATTAACAGCGCACATTGCCAGAGCAACTTGCACATCTGCAATTAATTGGCCCTAAGTTTCCTATTTTATGCAGATGCTGATTTTTATTCAGTCAAAAGGATCACCAGGATCCAATCAACAGATTGCAGATATCAAACCAGTAAAGTTTCAGCAATTTACAACATTTTTCAAATCCTTGAACAAGTAACAAACTCATACAGGCTCTTGGACAACTGATACAGCAAAGTGTTTGAACATCTCCTTAGCAGCATTGAGTAGCCAACAAAACTGGACATAGCTTCCACCTTTTCCTGCATATGTAACTCACTTCCTTGCTCCGATAAAAAATAAAATGGAACTGGTTTCTTAGGTCAAATCCCAAATTAATGCAAAGTGTCACACTCTTATCCACTACCGAACATGTGTCAGCATATTACCATAATTTCATTCCATCACTTGTCCTTTTCTAGTATTGCAACCTTCCCTTTATAGTGTATTGACtgatgtcacctcttctttgatACTGGGGAAAACGCTTCAACCCACCAGTGGTCACATTTTAACAATGAGCTAAGTcgtttaggactaagatgaggagaaatttcttaacccagagagtggtgagcctgtgaaaatctttaccacagaaagcagttgaggccaaaccattataacaaagtatgaagctggatgaacacagcaggccaagcagcatctcaggagcacaaaagctgacgtttcgggcctagatccttcatcagagacagggatagggtgagggttctggaataaatacggagagagggggaggcgaaccgaagatggatagaggagaagataggtggagaggagagtataggtggggaggggctaggtcacccggggaggacggacaggtcaagggggcgggatgaggttagtaggtgggaaatggaggtgtggcttgaggtgggaggaggggataggggagaggaaaacaggttcgggaggtggggatgagctgggctggttttgggatgcagtgaggggaggggattagctgggctggttttgggatgcagtggggggaggggagattttgaagctggtgaagtccacattgataccattgggctgcagggttcccaagcagaatatgagttgctgttcctgcaaccttcgggtggcatcattgtggcactgcaggaggcccatgatggacatgtcgtctaaggaatgggagggggagttaaaatggttcgccactgggaaTGGCCAAACCATTGATTGCTTTCAAGGGGTCAGACAGAGTCCTTAGGGAAAAAGGACTCAACAGTATGGGGAAACAGTAGGAACAGGG
The window above is part of the Stegostoma tigrinum isolate sSteTig4 chromosome 7, sSteTig4.hap1, whole genome shotgun sequence genome. Proteins encoded here:
- the nab1b gene encoding NGFI-A-binding protein 1b; the protein is MAASLPRTLGELQLYRILQRANLLSYYDAFIQQGGDDVRQLCEAGEEEFLEIMALVGMASKPLHVRRLQKALRDWVTNPSIFNQPLNTLPVSSIPLYKIPEGSTAFLGSNVNSHERNSNLREAPVKFPKCLSVMCGQGIGPNKSGIAVNSPLQVCSEPRFWQGHSTTESEQSLSPADPASPSSPKENGETLDTAAIIAITESVDRLIQGIPKTDRNEIKEFLKTNKKLAKMISHIFDMADGDLHKEEEIRKYSAIYGRFDSKRKDGKHLTLHELTVNEAAAQLCTKDNALLTRRDELFTLARQVSREVTYKYSYKTSRSRCAEQDDSSPKRIKTEDGSVHVQESLQILQHRQETLKEQMAVAKMKGDDAMMRNIQVQLESIAAKYIMLLREQTGRDMFQLSEIHPSTAACRLYSEEQNSKSPPADTMDGQAEKPLNLRISDQQSRQIMQQMVSREDLQLAKQVSNELSRLYSSNPRESHSSENIGTLKEFCQTVLNHTEKKDEAFKPIKIEPEDIR